The proteins below come from a single Mycolicibacterium sp. TY81 genomic window:
- the gjpA gene encoding outer membrane porin GjpA, with protein sequence MDSAVRRHTKAGICAATTAAIVAGPLLTSAPASVKLPALPSVSTAAVQLTAAYNPLQPWQDAFKTAAANAGRIGEAFSEAPAVLLQQFLANQIDHVGAILQNPGNIGTVLGEIGHNVQSAITAATLLGTDPGNNSQSVESNDGFHFILLQVIPKLLPTASNAMANRVVQEVFNFLASPLSGVLIGLAGPAISPAVALANSLTSIGASLSQGDAAKALQTAINIPAAMVDGVLNGANLNLDLVAKLINKTIPLSDNAVVKALNIQFGGLFTAGSTGWDQMSLGGSILNSLGQTVYADIIGTDLQIDGLGIGPIGAMVSLGRILAKAIGWSGTGNPLAPKTAADPAAATQVSVTKAATDNSITSIPQSTLAVTQVKATAAEAPEAPAKPAAPAKAETPATPATPATPATPATPATPATSETPATPATPATPATPATPATPTKADNQKSDDTKPDTTKSETKTSETKSDTTKSETTKSETKKSESKKPGKQKSEKAEKPKPVKKSAPAKSTAAQGGSAHSGADAH encoded by the coding sequence ATGGATTCAGCGGTCCGTCGCCATACCAAGGCGGGTATCTGCGCAGCGACCACGGCGGCCATCGTGGCCGGCCCACTGCTCACGTCGGCACCCGCCTCCGTCAAGCTTCCGGCGCTGCCGTCGGTCAGCACCGCCGCCGTGCAACTGACTGCGGCGTACAACCCGCTGCAGCCGTGGCAGGACGCGTTCAAGACCGCCGCGGCGAATGCCGGGCGCATCGGCGAGGCCTTCTCCGAGGCGCCGGCGGTGCTGCTGCAGCAGTTCCTGGCGAACCAGATCGACCACGTCGGGGCCATCCTGCAGAATCCCGGCAACATCGGCACGGTTTTGGGCGAGATCGGGCACAACGTGCAGTCGGCGATCACCGCCGCGACGTTGCTGGGCACCGACCCCGGCAACAACTCGCAGTCCGTCGAATCGAACGATGGCTTCCACTTCATCCTGCTTCAGGTGATTCCGAAGCTGCTTCCGACGGCCTCGAACGCCATGGCCAACCGGGTCGTGCAGGAAGTGTTCAACTTCCTGGCATCGCCGCTGAGCGGGGTCCTGATCGGCCTGGCAGGACCGGCGATCAGCCCGGCGGTGGCGCTGGCGAACAGTCTCACCAGCATCGGTGCGTCCCTGTCGCAAGGCGACGCGGCGAAAGCGCTGCAGACCGCCATCAACATCCCGGCTGCCATGGTGGACGGCGTCCTCAACGGCGCCAACCTCAACTTGGACCTCGTGGCCAAGCTGATCAACAAGACCATTCCCCTCAGCGACAATGCCGTCGTCAAGGCGCTCAACATCCAGTTCGGCGGACTGTTCACCGCCGGATCGACGGGCTGGGACCAGATGAGCCTCGGTGGCTCGATCCTGAACTCACTCGGACAGACCGTCTACGCCGACATCATCGGGACGGACCTGCAGATCGACGGTCTGGGCATCGGGCCCATCGGCGCCATGGTGTCGCTCGGCCGCATCCTCGCCAAGGCCATCGGCTGGAGCGGCACGGGTAATCCGCTGGCGCCCAAGACCGCCGCCGATCCGGCTGCCGCCACGCAGGTGTCGGTGACCAAGGCGGCGACGGACAACTCGATCACCTCGATCCCGCAGTCCACGTTGGCGGTGACGCAGGTGAAGGCGACCGCAGCGGAGGCTCCGGAGGCGCCCGCGAAGCCTGCTGCTCCGGCCAAGGCGGAGACCCCGGCGACCCCGGCCACGCCCGCAACTCCGGCGACCCCGGCAACTCCGGCCACCCCCGCCACCTCGGAGACGCCGGCTACCCCGGCCACGCCGGCGACCCCGGCGACGCCCGCCACCCCGGCGACCCCGACGAAGGCCGACAACCAGAAGTCGGATGACACCAAGCCGGATACCACCAAGTCGGAGACGAAGACGTCCGAGACCAAGTCCGACACAACGAAGTCCGAGACCACCAAGTCGGAGACCAAGAAGTCCGAGTCGAAGAAGCCGGGCAAGCAGAAGTCGGAGAAGGCCGAGAAGCCGAAGCCTGTGAAGAAGTCGGCACCGGCGAAATCCACTGCAGCTCAGGGTGGTTCGGCCCACAGTGGAGCCGACGCGCACTAG
- the gjpA gene encoding outer membrane porin GjpA: MQLTAAYNPLQPWLDAFNTASANAGRIGEAFSEAPAVLLQQFLANQISHVGAILQNPGNIGAVIQDVGQNVKSAITAATLLGTKPEDWTIAGSNDVWHGLVAQMLPNMLPTAGNPQASAIVTQVVNVLASPLSGVLMGLVGPGISPVVALVNSITKIATSLAAGDAMTAAQAAINIPAAMVNGFLNGANLNLDVLAPLITKTMPAGNELQKLNIQFGGLFTAGVTGMDMTGIGGSILNSLGLTAETVLAPGFPLEITGQGIGPIGALVNLSHLLAKAIGWSGTGNPLAPKAAADPAAATQVSVTKAATDNSITSIPQPALAVTPVKATAAQAPQTVEKPAASAKSETPATPATPATPATPATPATPATPATSETPANPATPATPATPATPASPAKSDNQKSDDQKADSTKSDTKSDTTKSETKKSDAKKPSKQKSEKPKPAKKPAKSAAGQGGSANGADG, encoded by the coding sequence GTGCAGCTGACCGCGGCATACAACCCGCTGCAGCCATGGCTCGACGCGTTCAACACCGCATCGGCCAACGCGGGGCGCATCGGTGAGGCCTTCTCCGAGGCGCCGGCCGTGTTGTTGCAGCAGTTCCTGGCGAACCAGATCAGCCATGTCGGGGCCATCCTGCAAAATCCCGGCAACATCGGCGCGGTGATCCAGGATGTCGGGCAGAACGTGAAGTCGGCGATCACCGCAGCCACGCTGCTGGGGACCAAGCCGGAGGACTGGACCATCGCCGGCTCGAACGACGTGTGGCACGGCCTGGTCGCGCAGATGCTCCCCAACATGCTCCCGACGGCGGGCAACCCGCAGGCATCCGCGATCGTCACGCAGGTGGTCAACGTGCTGGCATCACCGCTCAGCGGCGTGCTGATGGGTTTGGTGGGTCCCGGCATCAGCCCCGTCGTGGCGCTCGTCAACAGCATCACCAAGATCGCGACCTCGCTCGCCGCGGGTGACGCGATGACCGCAGCCCAAGCCGCCATCAACATCCCCGCGGCCATGGTGAACGGCTTCCTCAACGGAGCCAACCTGAACCTGGATGTGCTGGCGCCGCTGATCACCAAGACCATGCCGGCCGGCAACGAGCTGCAGAAGCTCAACATCCAGTTCGGTGGGCTGTTCACCGCTGGTGTGACGGGCATGGACATGACCGGCATCGGTGGCTCGATCCTGAACTCCCTGGGCCTGACGGCCGAAACGGTGCTAGCCCCGGGATTCCCGTTGGAGATCACCGGCCAGGGCATCGGACCGATCGGTGCGCTGGTGAACCTCAGCCACCTGCTGGCCAAGGCCATCGGTTGGAGCGGTACCGGTAATCCGTTGGCCCCCAAGGCTGCTGCCGATCCGGCTGCCGCCACCCAGGTATCGGTGACCAAGGCGGCCACCGACAACTCGATCACCTCGATCCCGCAGCCTGCGTTGGCGGTGACTCCGGTGAAGGCCACCGCGGCCCAGGCTCCGCAGACGGTCGAGAAGCCTGCCGCGTCGGCCAAGTCGGAGACGCCGGCGACCCCGGCAACTCCGGCCACGCCCGCGACCCCGGCGACCCCCGCCACCCCGGCGACCCCGGCAACTTCGGAGACGCCCGCAAACCCGGCAACTCCGGCCACGCCCGCCACCCCGGCGACGCCTGCCTCTCCGGCGAAGTCCGACAACCAGAAGTCGGATGACCAGAAGGCGGACTCGACCAAGTCGGACACGAAGTCGGACACCACCAAGTCCGAGACCAAGAAGTCCGATGCGAAGAAGCCGAGCAAGCAGAAGTCGGAGAAGCCGAAGCCCGCGAAGAAGCCGGCGAAATCCGCTGCTGGCCAAGGTGGTTCGGCCAACGGCGCCGACGGCTAG
- a CDS encoding DUF3375 domain-containing protein, which yields MQENAALSAAELLELNRDVQGSRAVRLLATNNLGVYATLMERHLSDGMIAETDLVVRLERDLATLGETDDQLGQSGLALIKSWASQGWVHRVTETRAGAERNVCYLTQDARRALDFVRGMRRGDSIATGGSIAGIASRMRQIATRAGNDPDRIRAGIEAEIAALHRELDELEAGLRPEPDVTDMYDEARAIALQMERLITDIGLYGTMIEQATQALDDPIDTNIEYRDRQRQMYADYQAAWDSAGRDSHRAFLRMINDPDQRAEFETDIATVASALPELDPALRKVMAGFFELIGHQIDEVERIQQRCAQRVKRFTAFGTMESSRGVARQLNEAIGAARTLLKSSLTDSRLDIEVPLARHAISSIGALSFKIGDLSAPKPAEAAQGDVDLSTFAALTTQVDAPAMSEMLNAAVARRPVSLAEAVSLLDSAYLGHVIVLWSWALKQPGGQGGPSDDTMSVRFRSLDGRDREIEVPYLMFTEPVAVAGALHD from the coding sequence GTGCAAGAGAATGCGGCGCTGTCGGCCGCCGAGTTGCTCGAACTCAACCGTGACGTTCAGGGCTCGCGCGCGGTGCGGCTGTTGGCCACCAACAATCTCGGCGTCTACGCCACATTGATGGAGCGGCACCTCAGTGACGGCATGATCGCCGAGACCGATCTGGTGGTCCGGCTGGAACGCGACCTGGCGACGCTCGGCGAGACCGACGACCAGCTCGGACAGTCCGGCCTGGCCCTGATCAAGTCGTGGGCCAGCCAGGGCTGGGTGCACCGGGTGACCGAGACGCGCGCCGGCGCGGAACGCAACGTCTGCTATCTGACGCAGGACGCCCGTCGCGCCCTCGACTTCGTGCGCGGCATGCGCCGCGGCGACAGCATCGCCACCGGCGGCTCGATCGCCGGCATCGCCTCCCGCATGCGCCAGATCGCCACCCGCGCCGGCAATGACCCCGACCGCATCCGGGCCGGCATCGAAGCCGAGATCGCCGCGCTGCACCGCGAGCTCGACGAGCTGGAGGCCGGCCTGCGCCCCGAGCCCGACGTCACCGACATGTACGACGAAGCCCGCGCCATCGCGCTGCAGATGGAACGGCTGATCACCGACATCGGCCTCTACGGCACCATGATCGAACAGGCCACGCAGGCGCTGGACGATCCGATCGACACCAACATCGAGTACCGCGACCGGCAGCGCCAGATGTACGCCGACTACCAGGCGGCATGGGATTCTGCGGGCCGCGATTCGCATCGGGCGTTCCTGCGGATGATCAACGACCCCGACCAGCGCGCCGAATTCGAGACCGACATCGCCACCGTGGCGTCGGCGCTCCCCGAGCTGGACCCGGCACTGCGCAAGGTGATGGCCGGGTTCTTCGAGTTGATCGGCCACCAGATCGACGAGGTCGAACGCATCCAGCAGCGCTGCGCGCAGCGGGTCAAGCGGTTCACCGCGTTCGGCACCATGGAGTCCAGCCGAGGCGTGGCCCGCCAGCTCAACGAGGCCATCGGCGCCGCCCGGACACTGCTGAAGTCGTCCCTCACCGACTCCCGGCTGGACATCGAGGTCCCCCTGGCCCGGCACGCGATCAGCTCGATCGGCGCGCTGAGTTTCAAGATCGGCGACCTGTCGGCACCCAAGCCCGCCGAAGCGGCGCAGGGCGACGTCGACCTGTCCACCTTCGCGGCACTGACCACCCAGGTCGATGCGCCCGCGATGTCCGAGATGCTCAACGCCGCGGTCGCGCGACGGCCGGTGTCACTCGCCGAGGCCGTCTCCTTGCTCGATTCGGCATACCTGGGCCACGTCATCGTGTTGTGGTCCTGGGCCCTCAAACAGCCTGGCGGGCAGGGCGGCCCGAGCGACGACACCATGTCGGTGCGCTTCCGGTCGCTCGATGGCCGCGACCGCGAGATCGAGGTGCCCTATCTGATGTTCACCGAGCCTGTTGCCGTGGCGGGAGCCCTTCATGACTGA
- a CDS encoding DUF4194 domain-containing protein has translation MTDSPIDFASLPEVDSTSRAVQQRRPRFDGDVSAMPDRACWALQHLLTRRYISSESDRNIYSWILEYRNELSVRLSELDLQLRISEGVDIAFIEQARYESAKGIKLLRREPLGTYDSILALHLAQLMRAGGDQSFLITRDEMHGMFSGVLNETDCDAVTFTARIDAAIARLTGLDILRRSRDDEDSYTVSPVITAVMTASVITELQQQFEQLTGGGTEADV, from the coding sequence ATGACTGACTCACCCATCGATTTCGCCTCGCTGCCCGAGGTCGACAGCACCAGCCGCGCGGTGCAGCAGCGGCGTCCACGCTTCGACGGCGACGTCAGCGCCATGCCGGACCGAGCCTGCTGGGCATTGCAGCACCTGCTGACCCGCCGCTACATCAGCAGCGAGTCCGACCGAAACATCTACAGCTGGATCCTGGAGTACCGCAACGAATTGTCGGTGCGGCTGTCCGAACTCGACCTGCAGTTGCGCATCTCCGAGGGCGTCGACATCGCGTTCATCGAGCAGGCCCGTTACGAGTCGGCCAAGGGCATCAAGCTGCTGCGCCGCGAGCCGCTGGGCACCTACGACTCGATTCTCGCTCTGCACCTGGCGCAGCTGATGCGCGCCGGCGGCGACCAGAGCTTCCTCATCACCCGTGACGAGATGCATGGCATGTTCAGCGGAGTGCTGAACGAAACCGACTGTGACGCAGTCACTTTCACCGCCCGGATCGATGCCGCCATCGCCCGCCTCACCGGTCTCGACATCCTGCGCCGTAGCCGCGACGACGAGGACAGCTACACCGTGAGCCCCGTCATCACGGCGGTGATGACGGCCTCGGTGATCACCGAGCTGCAGCAGCAGTTCGAACAACTCACCGGCGGAGGTACTGAAGCCGATGTCTGA
- a CDS encoding ATP-binding protein, whose amino-acid sequence MSEQFHLSRLQIINWGVFDGYHSIPFSAGGSLVAGGSGSGKSSLLDAISLGFLPFNRRNFNASGDNTAAGSSAGRRTVDKYVRGAWGQRSEAGTSQVMYLRGEGTTWSAVAVTYTSNTGRTITGLVLKWLTGESRSDSSSRFVIGDGDLDIEDVCNRWAAGRFDAGVFKGDGWRFTTKVESQYLAQLYASIGIRASDAAQQLLGKAKSLKSVGGLEQFVREFMLDEPDSLARLPEALKQIDPLVEARELLAVAQRKRKILGDIEAIQVRYASESTDLGIIDLVDLPMVRAYTDHVRLRHCPAEIETLDATIDQLENENADLTRQLNLAKAEGDSLNAQINGASANVGPLQAQVNAAEAQADDVARRRAAYEEMVAALGVEVPDTADEFWNLREELTRQATEMLGKLEWGRDASTDAEYAQKSARILRDNAAKELKRVEHVGSALPESAVTMRDHICAGVGIDPAELPYVAELFDLQPEHSRWRLAVEKVLRGVGLRLLVPDQHYAKVLRFVNETNMRGRLALHHVRAGASGREAEPNTLAGKLFLVKPKHPCAAEAADVIAAAGDHICVDTPDVFVRFRRAVTDTGLYKDSDRLAIKDDRRPIKPSEYIYQGDIGAKLEALHAELTEAEEAFNTARRAADEIAAQRQRWRDRAAACKAVYEQFPQWSQIDTDTAEGHADRLREQYELLLADHPDIEALSARAEECWVDIQTLMTRRGAIQTRRDDLDARRTKLMDLQDRLSPAAVSEQATDLLRRYAAEVPVPLELLNPEPHREALFAAIRRERDQLTESRRRSYEELSRIVATFDASFPDAIPNDSDDFDERIYDYVAVCRHIDERELPDAYDRMMRLITEQAPDAILTLHRVAEQETRRISEQIERVNTGLGAVEFNRGTRLTLRANPRSMAAVSELTDIVKAISRRIAEVGLGDKKAILEQYADILRLRNRLAGNNPEDRAWTRDALDVRNRFTFDCAEWDVASGELIRTHSNAGDNSGGEQEKLMAFCLAGALSFNLANPESGDNKPVFAQLMLDEAFSKSDPQFASQALQAFRKFGFQLVIVATVQNATTIQPYIDGVVMVSKSEATGRNARPVANVATKTITDFTALRRELKVPEPV is encoded by the coding sequence ATGTCTGAGCAGTTCCATCTGTCCCGGCTCCAGATCATCAACTGGGGCGTGTTCGACGGTTATCACAGCATCCCGTTCAGCGCCGGCGGCTCACTGGTCGCGGGCGGCTCCGGCAGCGGTAAATCGTCACTGCTGGACGCGATTTCGCTCGGCTTCCTGCCGTTCAACCGGCGCAACTTCAACGCGTCCGGCGACAACACCGCGGCCGGCTCGAGCGCGGGCCGCCGCACCGTCGACAAGTACGTCCGCGGCGCCTGGGGCCAGCGCAGCGAAGCCGGCACCAGCCAGGTCATGTACCTGCGCGGCGAAGGCACCACCTGGTCCGCCGTCGCGGTGACCTACACCAGCAACACGGGCCGCACCATCACGGGCCTGGTGCTCAAATGGCTGACCGGAGAATCGCGTTCGGATTCGTCGAGCCGGTTCGTCATCGGCGACGGCGACCTGGACATCGAGGACGTCTGCAACCGGTGGGCCGCGGGCCGGTTCGATGCCGGCGTGTTCAAGGGTGACGGCTGGCGGTTCACGACCAAGGTCGAGTCGCAGTACCTGGCGCAGCTGTATGCCTCGATCGGTATCCGCGCGTCGGACGCCGCACAGCAGCTGCTCGGCAAGGCCAAGTCCCTGAAAAGCGTTGGTGGGCTTGAGCAGTTCGTCCGCGAGTTCATGCTGGACGAACCGGACAGCCTGGCCCGGCTGCCTGAGGCGCTCAAGCAGATCGATCCGCTGGTCGAGGCCCGGGAACTGCTCGCGGTGGCTCAGCGCAAGCGCAAGATCCTCGGTGACATCGAGGCCATCCAGGTGCGTTACGCCTCCGAGTCGACCGACCTCGGCATCATCGACCTGGTCGACCTGCCGATGGTGCGGGCCTATACCGATCATGTGCGGCTCCGGCACTGCCCCGCGGAGATCGAGACGCTCGATGCGACCATCGACCAGCTGGAGAACGAGAACGCCGACCTGACGCGGCAGCTGAATCTGGCCAAGGCCGAAGGTGATTCGCTCAACGCCCAGATCAACGGCGCATCGGCGAACGTCGGCCCGCTGCAGGCCCAGGTCAATGCCGCCGAAGCGCAGGCCGACGACGTGGCCCGGCGGCGCGCGGCCTACGAGGAGATGGTCGCGGCCCTCGGCGTCGAAGTGCCCGATACGGCCGACGAATTCTGGAACCTGCGCGAGGAACTCACCCGGCAGGCCACCGAGATGCTGGGCAAGCTCGAGTGGGGGCGCGATGCGTCCACCGACGCGGAGTACGCACAGAAGTCGGCGCGGATCCTGCGCGACAACGCGGCCAAGGAACTCAAGCGCGTCGAGCACGTGGGCTCGGCGCTTCCCGAGTCCGCCGTGACGATGCGCGACCACATCTGCGCGGGCGTCGGTATCGACCCCGCCGAACTGCCCTATGTCGCCGAACTTTTCGACTTGCAGCCCGAGCACTCCCGCTGGCGGCTCGCGGTCGAGAAGGTGCTGCGCGGGGTTGGCCTGCGGCTGCTGGTGCCGGATCAGCACTACGCCAAGGTGCTGCGATTCGTCAACGAGACCAACATGCGTGGGCGGCTGGCGCTGCACCACGTGCGAGCCGGCGCCTCGGGACGCGAGGCCGAGCCGAACACGTTGGCGGGCAAGCTGTTCCTGGTCAAGCCGAAGCATCCCTGCGCCGCCGAGGCCGCCGATGTGATCGCCGCGGCCGGTGACCACATCTGCGTGGACACCCCCGACGTGTTCGTGCGCTTCCGCCGCGCCGTCACCGACACGGGTCTCTACAAGGACTCCGATCGGCTGGCCATCAAGGACGACCGGCGTCCGATAAAGCCGTCCGAGTACATCTATCAGGGTGACATCGGCGCCAAACTGGAGGCGCTCCACGCCGAACTCACCGAGGCCGAGGAGGCCTTCAACACCGCCCGGCGGGCCGCGGATGAGATTGCCGCGCAACGGCAACGCTGGCGCGACCGCGCGGCGGCATGCAAGGCCGTCTACGAGCAGTTCCCGCAGTGGAGCCAGATCGACACCGACACCGCCGAGGGCCACGCCGATCGGCTGCGCGAGCAGTACGAGCTGCTGCTGGCCGACCATCCCGACATCGAGGCACTGTCGGCGCGTGCCGAGGAGTGCTGGGTCGACATCCAGACCCTGATGACCCGGCGCGGTGCGATCCAGACGCGGCGCGACGATCTCGACGCCCGCCGGACCAAGCTGATGGATCTGCAGGACCGGCTCTCCCCCGCCGCGGTGTCGGAGCAGGCCACAGATCTGTTGCGCCGCTATGCCGCTGAGGTCCCGGTGCCGCTGGAACTGCTCAACCCCGAGCCGCACCGCGAGGCGCTGTTCGCGGCCATCCGCCGCGAACGCGACCAGCTCACCGAGAGCCGCCGGCGCTCCTACGAGGAGCTGTCGCGCATCGTCGCGACGTTCGACGCGTCGTTCCCGGATGCGATTCCGAACGACTCGGACGATTTCGACGAGCGCATCTACGACTACGTCGCGGTCTGCCGTCACATCGACGAGCGCGAGTTGCCCGACGCCTACGACCGCATGATGCGACTGATCACCGAGCAGGCGCCCGACGCGATCCTGACGCTGCACCGCGTCGCCGAGCAGGAGACCCGGCGGATCAGCGAGCAGATCGAGCGCGTCAACACCGGTCTGGGGGCGGTGGAATTCAACCGCGGCACCCGGCTGACGCTGCGCGCCAACCCGCGCAGCATGGCGGCGGTGTCCGAGCTGACCGACATCGTCAAGGCCATCTCCCGGCGCATCGCCGAGGTCGGCCTGGGCGACAAGAAGGCGATCCTCGAGCAGTACGCCGACATCCTGCGGTTGCGAAACCGCCTGGCGGGCAACAACCCCGAGGACCGCGCCTGGACCCGCGATGCGCTCGACGTGCGGAACCGGTTCACGTTCGACTGCGCCGAGTGGGACGTCGCCAGCGGCGAACTGATCCGCACGCACAGCAACGCCGGTGACAACTCCGGTGGCGAGCAGGAGAAGCTGATGGCCTTCTGCCTGGCCGGAGCGCTCAGCTTCAACCTGGCCAATCCCGAAAGCGGCGACAACAAGCCGGTTTTCGCGCAGCTGATGCTCGATGAGGCGTTCTCCAAGTCCGACCCGCAGTTCGCCTCGCAGGCGTTGCAGGCGTTCCGCAAGTTCGGCTTCCAGCTGGTGATCGTCGCGACGGTGCAGAACGCCACCACCATTCAGCCCTACATCGACGGCGTGGTGATGGTGTCCAAGTCCGAGGCCACCGGCCGCAATGCCCGACCGGTCGCGAACGTCGCCACCAAGACCATCACCGACTTCACCGCCCTACGTCGGGAACTGAAAGTCCCCGAGCCTGTCTGA
- a CDS encoding exodeoxyribonuclease III gives MRIATWNVNSIRTRVDRVTDWLSRADVDVLAMQETKCKDEQFPTMPFAALGYEVAHVGHSQWNGVAIASRVGIEDVQIGFDGQPQWQDADEARAIGATCGGVRLWSLYVPNGRTLEDPHLPYKLKWLSALRDTATGWLADDPSLPLALMGDWNIAPTDEDVWDMAVFANSTHVSEPERAAFRAINDAGFADVVRPFTPGPGVYTYWDYTQLRFPKKQGMRIDFVLGSPEFAARVTHGEIVREERKGKQPSDHAPVLVELAP, from the coding sequence ATGCGTATCGCCACCTGGAACGTCAACTCCATCCGCACCCGGGTCGACCGGGTCACGGACTGGCTGTCCCGCGCGGACGTGGACGTGCTCGCCATGCAGGAGACCAAGTGCAAGGACGAGCAGTTCCCGACGATGCCGTTCGCGGCACTCGGTTACGAGGTTGCGCACGTCGGGCACAGCCAGTGGAACGGCGTGGCGATCGCGTCCCGCGTCGGAATCGAGGACGTGCAGATCGGCTTCGACGGCCAACCGCAGTGGCAGGACGCCGACGAGGCGCGTGCCATCGGCGCCACCTGCGGCGGGGTCCGGTTGTGGAGTCTGTACGTGCCCAATGGCCGGACGCTGGAAGACCCGCACCTGCCCTACAAGCTGAAATGGCTTTCCGCCCTGCGGGATACCGCGACCGGCTGGCTGGCCGACGATCCGTCGTTGCCGTTGGCCCTGATGGGCGACTGGAACATCGCGCCGACCGATGAGGACGTCTGGGACATGGCGGTGTTCGCGAACTCGACGCACGTCTCCGAGCCGGAGCGCGCGGCGTTCCGCGCCATCAACGACGCCGGCTTCGCGGACGTGGTCCGCCCGTTCACCCCGGGTCCGGGCGTCTACACCTACTGGGACTACACGCAGCTGCGGTTCCCCAAGAAGCAGGGCATGCGCATCGACTTCGTGCTCGGCTCACCGGAATTCGCGGCGCGCGTCACGCACGGCGAGATCGTTCGCGAGGAACGAAAAGGCAAGCAGCCCAGTGATCACGCGCCGGTGCTGGTGGAGTTGGCGCCGTGA
- a CDS encoding alpha/beta hydrolase — protein MSAVIHATEPASLRARIIHFFASLLLARILIRALTTAEYEATSQRIVRVGRNVNKLASLQRRRPPRGFRLVAENWSGLPVEWVSPSDLDAPITDGVILYFHGGGFVLGDLNTHLRAVAALSRITRLPLVHIEYRQYPEVDLETTVQDCLGAYRHLLSLGVDPAKVVLAGDSAGGFLAFATAQQAPKHGLPSPAGVVGISPLLELDNAARTAHSTAATDVFGIAAGFPVITERICPAGNLDELEPVSGPMDSMPPSLIVASETESLLCDAERMQDKLHEAGRKCDVAAWPSQVHAFPAIFPGLPESRRAYARMASFIADCLSGTAPAKSA, from the coding sequence GTGAGCGCGGTCATTCACGCCACCGAGCCGGCCAGCCTACGCGCGCGCATCATTCACTTCTTCGCGTCATTGCTGTTGGCCCGCATCCTGATTCGCGCGCTGACCACGGCGGAGTACGAGGCGACGTCACAGCGGATCGTGCGGGTGGGACGCAACGTCAACAAGTTGGCCAGCCTGCAGCGTCGTCGGCCACCGCGCGGCTTCCGATTGGTCGCCGAGAACTGGAGCGGCCTGCCGGTCGAGTGGGTTTCGCCGTCCGACCTCGACGCGCCCATCACCGACGGGGTCATCCTGTATTTCCACGGCGGCGGGTTCGTCCTCGGCGATCTGAACACCCACCTGCGCGCCGTCGCGGCGCTCTCGCGCATCACGCGATTGCCGTTGGTACACATCGAATATCGGCAGTACCCCGAGGTGGACCTGGAGACGACCGTCCAGGACTGTCTGGGCGCTTACCGCCACCTGCTGAGTCTGGGCGTCGATCCGGCCAAGGTGGTCCTCGCCGGTGACTCGGCCGGCGGATTCCTGGCGTTCGCGACCGCGCAGCAGGCCCCGAAGCACGGGCTCCCGAGTCCCGCAGGGGTGGTCGGCATTTCGCCTCTACTGGAATTGGACAACGCCGCACGCACTGCGCATTCGACCGCGGCGACGGACGTCTTCGGGATCGCCGCCGGCTTCCCGGTCATCACCGAACGCATCTGTCCCGCCGGCAATCTCGACGAATTGGAGCCGGTTTCCGGTCCGATGGATTCGATGCCGCCGTCGCTGATCGTCGCCTCCGAGACGGAGTCACTGCTGTGCGACGCCGAGCGGATGCAGGACAAACTGCACGAGGCCGGGCGCAAGTGCGATGTCGCGGCGTGGCCCAGTCAGGTCCACGCGTTCCCGGCCATATTCCCCGGGCTGCCGGAGAGCCGCCGGGCCTACGCTCGCATGGCCAGTTTCATCGCCGACTGCCTGTCCGGCACAGCCCCGGCAAAGTCCGCCTAA
- a CDS encoding TetR/AcrR family transcriptional regulator produces MSARDRLVVTAIDLIRRQGVAATGLSQLLERSGAARRSLYLNFPGGKAELVADATVTAGNTLADGIDRLIGERGPVGAVRAFIEMWIANLAGGDFEVGCPIVAAALGRSEAPAAADAAGEVFLDWERRIAAGLETAGLSADDAARQATLTVAAVEGAIVMAQATKSDVPLRRVEAALVESVEQYLN; encoded by the coding sequence ATGAGTGCCCGCGATCGGCTCGTCGTCACAGCCATCGATCTGATTCGGCGCCAAGGCGTCGCGGCGACGGGGCTCAGCCAGTTACTCGAACGCAGTGGTGCCGCGCGCCGTTCGCTCTACCTGAATTTCCCGGGCGGCAAGGCGGAACTCGTCGCCGATGCGACCGTGACGGCCGGCAACACGCTGGCCGACGGCATCGACCGACTGATCGGAGAACGAGGGCCGGTAGGGGCGGTCCGGGCGTTCATCGAGATGTGGATTGCGAACCTGGCCGGCGGCGACTTCGAAGTGGGCTGCCCGATCGTCGCTGCTGCACTCGGCCGCAGCGAGGCGCCGGCGGCCGCCGACGCCGCCGGTGAGGTCTTCCTGGACTGGGAGCGTCGAATTGCCGCCGGGCTCGAAACCGCGGGGTTGTCAGCCGATGACGCCGCTCGCCAGGCGACGCTGACGGTCGCCGCGGTGGAGGGCGCCATCGTCATGGCGCAGGCGACCAAGTCGGACGTGCCGCTACGCCGTGTGGAGGCGGCGCTTGTCGAGTCGGTGGAGCAGTACCTGAATTAG